One genomic segment of Streptococcus salivarius includes these proteins:
- the ilvD gene encoding dihydroxy-acid dehydratase, translated as MRSDMIKVGVDKAPARGLLYATGQVKSAKDMQKPFIAICNSYIDIVPGHVHLRELADIAKEAIREAGGIPFEFNTIGVDDGIAMGHIGMRYSLPSRELIADSAETVINAHWFDGVFYIPNCDKITPGMILAAMRTNVPAVFCSGGPMKGGVDMTGHQATLSSLFEAVGTYQAGDMSKEELDYLEKNACPTCGSCSGMFTANSMNCLMEVLGLALPGNGTILAVSDERRELVRQAATKLMDNIKNNVRPRDIVTKEAIDDAFALDMAMGGSTNTVLHTLAIAREAGIDYDLKDINEIAKKTPYLSKIAPSSVYTMHDVHEAGGVPAIINQLIKKGAIKGDRITVTGKTLKENVAGAEIKNEEIIHPIEHPISPVGGLSILYGNIAQDGAVIKVGGVDPSVKTFRGKAICCDSQDQALELIDNGTVKKGHVVVIRYEGPQGGPGMPEMLAPTSKIVGRGLGKDVALITDGRFSGATRGIAIGHVSPEAAEGGNIALIEDGDEIVIDLPNRTLDLLVDDVTLEERRKHLKPFKSKISSGWLRRYTAFAKSANVGGTLMSDEEFEERKAERQAQEKN; from the coding sequence ATGAGAAGTGATATGATTAAAGTTGGTGTTGATAAGGCACCAGCACGCGGACTTTTGTATGCGACTGGGCAAGTTAAATCTGCCAAGGATATGCAAAAGCCTTTCATTGCTATTTGTAACTCTTATATTGATATTGTTCCAGGGCATGTTCACTTGCGTGAATTAGCAGATATTGCCAAGGAAGCTATCCGCGAGGCTGGCGGTATTCCTTTTGAGTTTAATACCATTGGTGTGGATGATGGGATTGCCATGGGGCATATTGGGATGCGTTACAGTCTTCCATCTCGTGAATTGATTGCCGATTCTGCAGAAACAGTTATTAATGCCCACTGGTTTGACGGGGTTTTCTATATTCCTAACTGTGATAAGATTACGCCAGGGATGATTTTGGCAGCCATGCGTACTAATGTGCCAGCAGTATTTTGTTCTGGTGGCCCTATGAAGGGTGGCGTTGACATGACTGGTCATCAAGCGACGCTATCAAGTTTGTTTGAAGCTGTAGGTACCTATCAGGCTGGAGATATGAGCAAGGAAGAGCTCGATTATTTGGAGAAAAATGCTTGTCCAACTTGTGGTTCATGTTCAGGAATGTTTACCGCTAACTCAATGAACTGTTTGATGGAAGTTTTGGGTCTTGCCCTTCCAGGTAACGGTACTATCCTAGCTGTCTCAGATGAACGTCGTGAATTGGTTCGTCAAGCAGCCACAAAATTGATGGATAACATCAAAAATAATGTTCGCCCACGTGATATTGTGACCAAAGAAGCTATCGATGATGCGTTTGCTCTTGATATGGCTATGGGTGGTTCAACCAATACTGTTCTCCATACCCTTGCTATTGCGCGTGAGGCTGGTATTGATTATGACCTTAAGGACATTAATGAAATTGCCAAGAAGACACCTTATCTCTCTAAAATTGCCCCTTCAAGTGTTTACACCATGCATGATGTGCATGAAGCTGGTGGTGTTCCAGCCATTATCAATCAGTTGATTAAAAAGGGAGCCATTAAGGGTGATCGTATTACAGTTACTGGTAAAACCTTGAAAGAAAATGTAGCTGGTGCTGAAATCAAAAATGAAGAAATTATCCATCCGATTGAGCATCCTATTTCACCAGTTGGTGGTTTGTCTATTCTTTACGGAAATATTGCTCAGGATGGAGCTGTTATCAAGGTTGGTGGTGTAGATCCATCTGTTAAAACTTTCCGCGGTAAAGCTATTTGTTGTGATTCACAAGATCAAGCCCTTGAGTTGATTGACAATGGAACAGTTAAGAAGGGACATGTCGTTGTCATTCGATACGAAGGTCCTCAGGGTGGTCCTGGTATGCCAGAAATGTTGGCACCAACTTCTAAGATTGTCGGACGCGGTCTTGGTAAGGATGTGGCACTGATTACGGATGGCCGTTTCTCAGGAGCTACTCGTGGTATTGCTATTGGTCACGTTTCTCCAGAAGCAGCAGAAGGTGGTAATATCGCCCTAATCGAAGATGGCGATGAAATCGTGATTGATCTTCCAAACCGTACTCTTGATCTGCTTGTCGATGATGTAACCCTTGAAGAACGTCGCAAACATTTGAAACCTTTCAAATCAAAAATTTCAAGTGGTTGGTTGCGTCGCTATACAGCCTTTGCTAAATCAGCCAATGTCGGCGGAACTTTGATGAGTGACGAAGAATTCGAAGAACGTAAAGCAGAACGTCAAGCACAAGAAAAAAACTAA
- a CDS encoding DAK2 domain-containing protein, translated as MSKITTSLLQEMVQAAATRLGKQAEYVNSLNVFPVPDGDTGTNMGMTMDNGAKAVADQSASTVGEVGQILSKGLLMGARGNSGVITSQLFRGFGQSIKDKTELDGQDLAHAFQAGVEVAYKAVMKPVEGTILTVSRGAASAAIKKAESTNDAVEVMRAALDGAKAALAKTPEMLPVLKEVGVVDSGGQGLVFIYEGFLSALTGEYIASEDFQATPATMTEMINAEHHKSVAGHVATEDITFGYCTEIMIGLKQGPTYVKDFDYEEFQNYLSNLGDSLLVVNDDEIVKVHVHTEDPGLVMQEGLKYGALVKVKVDNMRNQHDAQVQKEEAIQAAPSVPKDFALIAVVAGDGLADIFKSQGVDYVISGGQTMNPSTEDIVKAIEQVNAKNVIILPNNKNIFMAAQSAAEVVDVNAAVVETRTVPQGFTSLLAFDPSQSIEANVEAMTASLSDVTSGSVTLAVRDTTIDGLEIHENDILGMVDGKILVSTPDMDQALLDTFDKMIDEDSEIVMIYVGEEGNQEQAQALAEKLEEAHEGIEVEIFQGDQPVYPYLFSVE; from the coding sequence GTGTCTAAAATTACAACAAGCTTGCTTCAGGAGATGGTCCAAGCGGCAGCAACACGTCTAGGTAAGCAAGCAGAATATGTGAATTCACTCAATGTCTTCCCAGTACCAGATGGAGATACTGGAACAAACATGGGAATGACTATGGATAACGGAGCCAAAGCTGTCGCAGATCAATCAGCTTCAACAGTTGGTGAAGTTGGTCAGATTTTGTCTAAGGGTCTTTTGATGGGTGCCCGTGGTAACTCAGGTGTTATCACGTCACAATTGTTCCGTGGATTTGGTCAAAGTATCAAGGACAAAACGGAACTTGACGGCCAAGATCTAGCTCATGCCTTCCAAGCAGGGGTTGAAGTTGCTTATAAAGCTGTTATGAAACCTGTTGAAGGAACAATCCTTACAGTATCACGTGGTGCAGCTTCAGCAGCGATTAAGAAAGCTGAATCTACAAATGATGCTGTTGAGGTTATGCGCGCAGCTCTTGACGGAGCTAAAGCTGCTTTGGCTAAGACACCAGAGATGCTTCCAGTTTTGAAAGAAGTTGGTGTGGTAGACTCAGGTGGTCAAGGTTTGGTCTTCATTTATGAGGGTTTCTTGTCAGCCCTCACAGGTGAGTATATCGCTTCAGAGGACTTCCAAGCGACACCTGCTACGATGACAGAGATGATCAATGCAGAACATCATAAGTCAGTTGCTGGTCATGTTGCAACAGAAGACATTACTTTTGGTTACTGTACGGAAATCATGATTGGTCTCAAACAAGGTCCAACTTATGTGAAGGACTTTGACTATGAAGAGTTCCAAAATTACTTGAGCAACCTTGGGGATTCTCTCCTTGTTGTTAATGACGATGAAATTGTCAAAGTTCACGTCCACACTGAGGATCCAGGTCTTGTCATGCAAGAAGGTCTTAAATATGGGGCTCTTGTCAAAGTTAAGGTTGACAACATGCGTAACCAACACGATGCACAAGTTCAAAAAGAAGAAGCTATCCAAGCTGCACCTTCTGTTCCTAAAGACTTTGCTCTTATTGCAGTTGTTGCTGGAGATGGGCTTGCAGATATCTTCAAATCACAAGGTGTTGACTATGTGATTTCAGGTGGTCAAACAATGAACCCATCAACAGAAGATATTGTTAAGGCTATTGAGCAGGTTAATGCTAAGAATGTTATCATCTTGCCAAACAATAAAAACATCTTTATGGCAGCACAATCAGCTGCTGAGGTAGTAGATGTCAATGCGGCAGTTGTTGAAACGCGTACAGTACCACAAGGCTTTACAAGCTTGCTTGCTTTTGATCCTAGCCAAAGTATCGAAGCGAATGTTGAAGCTATGACAGCTAGTCTTTCAGATGTAACAAGTGGTAGCGTGACCTTGGCGGTACGTGACACAACTATTGACGGACTTGAGATTCATGAAAATGATATCCTTGGTATGGTTGATGGTAAGATCCTTGTGTCTACACCAGATATGGATCAAGCCCTTCTTGACACTTTTGACAAGATGATTGACGAAGACAGTGAAATTGTTATGATTTATGTCGGCGAAGAAGGTAATCAAGAACAAGCTCAAGCACTTGCGGAAAAATTGGAAGAGGCTCACGAAGGTATCGAAGTTGAAATCTTCCAAGGAGACCAACCAGTTTATCCATACCTCTTTAGTGTTGAATAA
- a CDS encoding Asp23/Gls24 family envelope stress response protein translates to MTVKINTKDGQIELSDDVIATVVGGSATEIFGVVGMASKSAIRDNFQALLGKENYAKGVVVKSTDAGITVDVYTVMSYGVKISEVSKNIQERVKFNLENQLGIKAETVNVYVQNIKVVGEN, encoded by the coding sequence ATGACTGTAAAAATCAATACAAAAGATGGTCAAATCGAATTGTCAGATGATGTCATCGCAACAGTAGTTGGCGGTTCAGCAACAGAAATTTTTGGCGTTGTCGGTATGGCAAGTAAGAGTGCTATCCGAGATAATTTTCAAGCACTTCTTGGAAAAGAAAACTACGCAAAAGGAGTTGTCGTGAAATCTACTGATGCAGGTATCACTGTTGATGTCTACACTGTTATGAGTTACGGTGTTAAGATTAGTGAGGTTTCAAAAAATATTCAAGAACGTGTGAAATTTAATCTTGAGAATCAACTCGGTATCAAGGCTGAAACAGTAAATGTTTACGTTCAAAATATTAAAGTCGTAGGAGAAAACTAG
- a CDS encoding MATE family efflux transporter translates to MTETKKILNIALPAMAENLLQMLMGVVDSYLVAQVGIVAISGVSVANNIITIYQAIFIALGASSASVIARSLGKGDVKATNRDTWDAIIITLALSLILGLLSIFGGGAILNLLGTEQSVTQAGSLYLALVGGGVVFLALMTTFGNILRAKGRPRISMVVSLLTNVLNAILSSLAIFVGHWGIIGVATATVFSRLVGTVILWQAMKLDVKQLEITKPFNRELLGIALPAAGERLMMRAGDVVIVAIIVTFGTAVVGGNAIGENLTQFNYMPGMGVATATVILVANSLGRGDKTQMKRIIRESYWISTFLMVLVSGSILLFGQGLSGLFTDNKAAIAASQVVILYSFLGNPVTSGTLVYTAVWQGLGKAKMPFYATTIGMWIIRIFSGYFLGVSLGLGLAGVWIATVVDNVWRAIFLYVMYRRYLVKRKF, encoded by the coding sequence GAAAATTCTAAACATAGCCTTGCCTGCTATGGCCGAAAACCTTCTACAAATGTTGATGGGGGTTGTCGATTCTTACCTAGTGGCCCAGGTTGGTATTGTCGCTATATCGGGGGTTTCCGTAGCCAATAATATCATTACGATTTACCAAGCTATCTTTATTGCTCTAGGAGCCTCAAGTGCCAGTGTCATTGCCAGAAGTTTAGGAAAAGGTGATGTTAAAGCGACTAACCGAGACACTTGGGATGCTATTATTATTACCCTTGCTCTTAGTCTCATCCTTGGTCTACTTTCCATTTTTGGTGGTGGGGCTATTCTTAATCTTTTAGGTACTGAGCAATCTGTGACTCAGGCTGGTAGTCTTTACCTTGCTCTTGTCGGTGGAGGAGTGGTCTTCTTAGCCTTGATGACTACTTTTGGTAACATCCTACGAGCCAAGGGACGACCTCGTATTTCCATGGTTGTCAGTCTTTTGACCAATGTTCTTAATGCTATTTTATCTTCTTTAGCCATCTTTGTGGGACATTGGGGGATTATTGGGGTCGCAACAGCTACGGTTTTCTCTCGTCTGGTTGGGACAGTGATACTCTGGCAAGCGATGAAACTGGATGTGAAGCAGCTTGAAATTACCAAACCTTTTAATAGAGAGTTGTTGGGGATTGCCCTGCCAGCAGCAGGTGAACGACTGATGATGCGTGCTGGAGATGTGGTCATCGTGGCTATTATTGTTACCTTTGGTACAGCCGTTGTCGGTGGTAACGCCATTGGTGAAAACCTCACCCAGTTTAACTATATGCCTGGTATGGGAGTCGCAACGGCTACGGTTATCTTGGTTGCCAATAGTCTGGGTCGAGGGGATAAGACGCAGATGAAGCGTATTATACGAGAGTCTTATTGGATTTCCACCTTCTTGATGGTTCTGGTTTCAGGGAGTATCTTGCTCTTTGGCCAAGGATTATCGGGTCTCTTTACAGATAATAAAGCAGCTATTGCGGCTAGTCAGGTAGTTATTCTTTATTCTTTCCTTGGGAATCCTGTGACTTCGGGGACTCTAGTCTACACAGCAGTTTGGCAAGGTCTGGGTAAGGCTAAGATGCCTTTCTATGCGACGACTATTGGGATGTGGATTATCCGAATTTTCTCAGGATACTTCCTTGGGGTGAGTCTAGGACTGGGTCTTGCCGGAGTCTGGATTGCAACCGTTGTTGATAATGTATGGCGTGCGATCTTCCTCTACGTGATGTACCGTCGTTATCTCGTAAAGAGAAAGTTTTAA